Proteins encoded by one window of Asterias rubens chromosome 18, eAstRub1.3, whole genome shotgun sequence:
- the LOC117302123 gene encoding mitochondrial division protein 1-like, translating into MASSIETKGLSLEIRKLRKKLRQIDNLNRLDRPLLEEEEDKILKTPSIRSQLKKKLKQLAVLEKQFVDTQSHNEAVSEVPPEQNPYGEDSQENSNTIYDVSYKDSLEMKRPYEEEGEVREEEDFAGGDSIFESRDGQEDEITPPKIPRRESEEEALPKQQGKEKDKGTSQEIPVQESIKRTTPTKAPEIPPSRKERGDEAAAPKVSRKEKDSGEGTRQGATTKSSQEKSQVKTKSKAKRPADDGDSWAKAKFTVLDLEGHNDIVCAVSCSGTRLLTGSRDTMVKYWDLNTGTELRSLGGHSGTVTSVILLSSDESAELVSDYDLSVENDRIAITGSKDCTIKIWSLETGQAVHSIYTYNPVECLGYIAERGLVVSGSDGGKVELWDIKEGTNVFSTIGHDDAITCVQTSKTNVYTSSSDGIIKLWQLRDKSLHATFVSENISSKSSTHLLMRRHIRSLAVSGETIYYGDDGLNVKALDWKRGLVHKLKNHTGDFGSTDAMCSTKDLIVCAGYDLDDGSGYLNFWSVPDEAYLSTLGDQETSRIIAIDCTQTREGALRIVTGGQELRVWDRVPRKQYSPQDSVPTEYNRAFAIKANDSDFDSDMADMSESDEADGHPRQRRRVSQSSDTSAKSSWSSWCSIV; encoded by the exons ATGGCGTCCTCCATTGAAACGAAAGGTTTATCACTTGAAATCCGCAAACTAAGGAAGAAGTTACGACAGATTGACAATTTGAATCGCCTCGACCGACCACTACTAGAGGAAGAAGAAGATAAG ATTTTAAAGACTCCCAGCATCCGCTCGCAACTGAAGAAAAAACTCAAGCAGCTTGCAGTCCTAGAGAAGCAGTTTGTTGACACACAAAGTCATAACGAAGCAGTGAGCGAGGTACCTCCAGAACAGAATCCCTATGGTGAGGACAGCCAGGAGAATTCAAATACCATCTACGATGTGAGCTACAAAGACTCCCTTGAGATGAAACGACCTTATGAGGAGGAGGGAGAGGTAAGGGAGGAGGAGGATTTTGCTGGAGGGGATTCGATATTTGAGAGCCGAGATGGACAAGAAGATGAGATAACACCTCCAAAGATTCCAAGACGGGAGTCGGAAGAGGAAGCTCTTCCTAAGCAGcaaggaaaagaaaaagacaaggGAACTTCTCAAGAGATTCCAGTGCAAGAGAGCATTAAAAGAACCACTCCAACCAAAGCTCCTGAAATTCCTCCCTCGAGAAAAGAAAGAGGTGATGAGGCGGCAGCTCCAAAGGTCTCGAGAAAAGAGAAAGATTCAGGAGAAGGCACACGGCAGGGGGCGACCACAAAGTCAAGtcaagaaaaatcacaag taAAGACCAAAAGCAAAGCCAAACGACCTGCAGATGATGGTGATAGTTGGGCCAAAGCAAAGTTCACCGTCCTGGACCTGGAAGGCCACAATGACATTGTATGTGCTGTGTCATGCAGTGGTACCAGACTACTGACTGGAAG CCGTGACACTATGGTGAAGTATTGGGATCTCAACACTGGCACAGAACTCCGAAGCTTAGGGGGTCATTCAGGGACTGTCACCTCGGTTATTTTACTGTCTTCCGATGAAAGTGCTGAATTAG TTTCTGATTATGATCTATCAGTGGAGAATGACCGTATAGCCATTACCGGATCCAAGGATTGTACAATCAAGATATGGTCATTGGAGACTGGCCAAGCCGTACACTCCATCTATACCTACAACCCTGTGGAATGTCTTGGATATATTGCTGAGAGAGGTCTCGTAGTCTCTGGCTCAG atggAGGAAAAGTAGAGTTGTGGGATATTAAGGAAGGAACCAATGTTTTTTCAACCATTGGTCATGATGACGCAATCACCTGTGTTCAg ACTAGTAAGACCAATGTCTACACAAGTTCCAGTGATGGGATTATCAAGCTGTGGCAGCTTCGCGATAAATCACTTCATGCGACATTCGTATCCGAAAACATCTCCAGTAAATCCTCTACCCACCTGCTGATGAGGAGGCATATTCGATCCCTTGCAGTCTCTGGAGAGACTATCTACTATGGGGATGACGGTTTGAATGTCAAGGCATTGGATTGGAAGAGGG GGTTAGTCCACAAGTTGAAGAACCATACTGGTGACTTTGGCAGCACAGACGCCATGTGTTCAACTAAAGATCTAATAGTCTGCGCTGGATATGATCTGGACGACGGATCTGGCTACCTTAATT TTTGGAGTGTTCCAGATGAAGCATATCTCAGTACCCTTGGGGATCAAGAAACAAGCCGCATCATTGCCATCGACTGCACGCAGACTCGGGAGGGCGCTCTCCGTATTGTCACAGGGGGACAAGAGCTGAGGGTGTGGGACAGGGTTCCCAGAAAGCAATACAG TCCCCAGGACTCTGTACCTACAGAATACAATCGAGCCTTTGCCATCAAGGCGAATGATTCAGACTTTGACTCGGACATGGCAGATATGAGCGAGAGCGACGAGGCTGACGGACATCCAAGACAGAGGCGAAGGGTCTCCCAAAGTAGCGATACGTCAGCTAAATCCTCATGGTCGTCCTGGTGCTCCATAGTTTAG